The following proteins come from a genomic window of Pseudomonas sp. MAG733B:
- a CDS encoding helix-turn-helix domain-containing protein, with product MHIESIRAAGFPDARFCERVLHLRVNESPVYLLSTQCATACHLPVGWEGLIAMNGKFEVNGNVQTLPVAEAPLVKLQVFIDLGDALVDQRSSQAFPAALPVALPVASPVIQSQRTLERWYIEQAMAGGPAYQAFASVLRHCESYGLVRFLVEQGTHSEKLTTLAQRYGVSVSHFRRLCRQALGTAAKPALRGWRTAQALLNMSQRDNSLTDVALEFGFASSSHFSKEIRELVGFSPSSLADITYLPGK from the coding sequence GTGCACATCGAATCAATACGCGCCGCAGGTTTCCCCGACGCCCGTTTCTGCGAGCGGGTGCTGCATCTGCGTGTCAACGAATCCCCCGTGTATCTGCTCTCGACCCAGTGTGCGACGGCCTGCCACCTGCCAGTCGGCTGGGAAGGGCTGATTGCGATGAACGGTAAATTTGAAGTGAATGGCAACGTGCAGACCCTGCCAGTTGCAGAAGCGCCGTTGGTGAAGTTGCAAGTGTTCATCGATCTGGGTGACGCGCTGGTTGATCAACGATCCAGCCAGGCATTCCCGGCGGCATTGCCGGTGGCATTGCCGGTGGCCTCCCCGGTCATCCAGTCGCAAAGGACGCTCGAGCGCTGGTACATCGAGCAAGCCATGGCCGGTGGTCCGGCCTACCAGGCTTTTGCCAGCGTGCTGCGCCATTGCGAGAGCTACGGGCTTGTACGTTTCCTGGTGGAGCAGGGCACACACAGTGAAAAATTGACCACCCTGGCGCAGCGCTACGGCGTCTCTGTGTCGCATTTTCGCCGACTGTGTCGACAGGCGCTGGGTACGGCGGCCAAGCCTGCCTTGCGTGGCTGGCGGACGGCTCAGGCGTTGTTGAACATGAGCCAGCGGGACAACTCCCTGACGGATGTCGCGCTGGAGTTCGGTTTCGCCTCTTCTTCGCATTTCTCAAAGGAAATCCGCGAGCTGGTGGGCTTCTCACCCAGCAGCCTGGCCGATATTACCTACCTTCCAGGCAAGTGA
- a CDS encoding ANTAR domain-containing protein, translated as MLRILLINDTAKKVGRLKAALTEAGFEVIDESGLTIDLPERVETVRPDVILIDTESPSRDVMEQVVLVSRDQPRPIVMFTDEHDPDVMRQAIKSGVSAYIVEGIHAQRLQPILDVAMARFESDQALRAQLHARDQQLAERKRIELAKGLLMKIKDCNEEEAYTLMRRQAMSRQQKLIQVAEQIIAMSELLG; from the coding sequence ATGTTGCGTATCCTGCTGATCAACGACACCGCGAAAAAAGTCGGACGCCTGAAAGCGGCCCTCACCGAAGCCGGATTCGAAGTGATCGACGAGTCCGGGTTGACCATTGACCTGCCCGAACGCGTCGAAACGGTGCGTCCGGATGTGATTTTGATCGATACCGAGTCACCGAGCCGCGATGTCATGGAGCAAGTGGTGCTGGTCAGCCGCGACCAGCCTCGACCCATCGTCATGTTTACCGACGAACACGACCCCGATGTGATGCGCCAGGCGATCAAGTCCGGGGTCAGTGCCTACATCGTCGAAGGCATCCACGCACAACGCTTGCAGCCGATTCTTGACGTGGCCATGGCGCGCTTCGAAAGCGACCAGGCCCTGCGCGCGCAACTGCACGCCCGCGACCAGCAACTGGCCGAGCGCAAGCGCATCGAGCTGGCCAAAGGGTTGCTGATGAAAATTAAGGACTGCAACGAGGAAGAGGCCTACACCCTGATGCGCCGCCAGGCCATGAGCCGTCAGCAGAAGCTGATTCAGGTGGCGGAGCAGATTATTGCGATGAGTGAATTATTGGGTTGA
- the sctN gene encoding type III secretion system ATPase SctN produces MITRLERHAAHPLRLSGPLIEAALGDVVIGEVCEVRRHWRLPQVAARAQVIGFNPDAVLLSLLGDAKGLSRESMIVPTGATLQLTCSDALLGSVVDPQGTIVERLAPSMAIAQRDYPVDADPPSYQQRRPVAEPLRTGIRVIDGLLTCGIGQRVGIFAAAGSGKTTLINMLINHTDADVFVIGLIGERGREVTEFIEHLRQSEKRSRCVVVYATSDFSSVDRCNSALQATAIAEYFRDQGQRVVLLLDSLTRYARARRDLALAAGEAPARRGYPASVFDALPRLLERPGVTASGSITAWYTVLLESDDEPDPIAEEIRSILDGHIYLSRALAAKGHYPAIDVLRSVSRVATQVTTSQVQQLAASTRETLTRLEQLQIFLDMGEYTQGADAANDHAMQRRDALTQWLRQPTDECCEPDETLRSLHELIA; encoded by the coding sequence ATGATCACCCGGCTGGAAAGGCATGCGGCCCATCCGCTGCGTTTGAGCGGTCCCCTGATCGAAGCGGCGCTAGGCGACGTTGTCATTGGCGAAGTCTGCGAAGTACGTCGCCATTGGCGCTTGCCTCAGGTCGCAGCCAGGGCGCAGGTCATCGGCTTCAATCCTGACGCGGTCCTGCTCAGTCTGCTCGGTGATGCGAAAGGCTTGTCCAGGGAGTCGATGATCGTGCCGACGGGCGCAACGCTGCAATTGACGTGCAGTGATGCCTTGCTCGGCAGCGTGGTCGACCCCCAGGGCACGATCGTCGAGCGTCTGGCGCCGTCAATGGCCATTGCTCAGCGGGACTATCCGGTGGATGCCGACCCGCCGTCCTACCAGCAACGGCGCCCGGTGGCGGAGCCGTTGCGTACGGGCATTCGGGTCATCGACGGTCTGCTGACCTGCGGTATCGGTCAGCGCGTCGGCATTTTTGCCGCCGCCGGTTCTGGCAAAACCACGTTGATCAACATGCTGATCAACCACACCGATGCCGATGTTTTTGTCATCGGCCTGATTGGCGAGCGCGGACGTGAAGTGACCGAGTTCATCGAGCATTTGCGCCAGTCGGAAAAGCGCTCCCGTTGCGTGGTGGTGTATGCCACGTCGGATTTTTCGTCGGTGGATCGCTGTAATTCGGCACTCCAGGCCACGGCCATCGCCGAGTATTTTCGCGACCAGGGCCAGCGTGTGGTGTTGTTGCTGGACTCGTTGACGCGTTATGCCCGGGCTCGGCGGGATCTGGCCCTGGCAGCGGGCGAAGCACCGGCGCGGCGCGGCTATCCGGCCTCGGTGTTCGACGCCTTGCCGCGTTTGCTGGAACGACCGGGTGTAACTGCTTCGGGCAGCATCACTGCCTGGTACACCGTCCTGCTGGAAAGCGACGACGAGCCGGACCCGATTGCCGAGGAGATTCGTTCCATTCTCGACGGCCATATTTACCTCAGCCGTGCCTTGGCGGCCAAAGGTCACTATCCGGCAATCGATGTGTTGCGCAGCGTCAGTCGCGTAGCAACGCAAGTCACCACATCACAGGTGCAGCAACTGGCGGCATCGACTCGGGAAACGCTGACGCGTCTTGAGCAGTTGCAGATTTTCCTCGATATGGGCGAGTACACCCAGGGCGCAGACGCCGCGAACGACCATGCGATGCAGCGCCGCGATGCGCTCACTCAGTGGCTGCGTCAGCCGACGGATGAATGCTGCGAACCGGACGAAACCCTGCGGAGTCTGCATGAACTCATTGCGTGA
- the sctW gene encoding type III secretion system gatekeeper subunit SctW codes for MILPPISTGGRSAQARLNTEKAAEHPQPQADADIDLDESGTAAAAQRFVQISDEMSAALAQFRARRHFELKSDTLNDNFERVLDDDTLPKVQRVLSLARLADKPVTWLLQQLRGLFPDDSDLVLVLRELLRRKRLDGGSRRRLEKVLQEALAEASPKRMNAGINTALKARMFGASMAVRAGLLRETYREFLESDDGPVNCYQDWIALYGPLNRMSVLAFIEDALLTDISAQDPSCSRAEFGHLLARLADLKRLRSADGLFIGSLLGDELICRHNPDESDWLVFLMGLLSYPDELDQLLLGALGERLLLSPHRERSTVLHTVRRLSLQLPLPLFVDEEAPQRLAQQFTHLADIAYAHECIERRRLSGCP; via the coding sequence ATGATCCTGCCACCGATTTCCACGGGTGGCAGATCGGCCCAGGCTCGGCTCAATACCGAGAAGGCCGCGGAGCATCCACAACCACAGGCGGATGCGGACATTGATCTGGATGAAAGCGGTACGGCGGCTGCCGCGCAGCGTTTTGTGCAGATCAGCGATGAAATGTCGGCAGCGTTGGCGCAGTTTCGTGCCCGACGGCATTTCGAACTCAAGTCCGACACCCTGAACGACAACTTCGAAAGAGTGCTCGACGACGACACTTTGCCCAAAGTGCAACGGGTTCTGAGTCTGGCGCGACTGGCGGACAAACCCGTCACTTGGCTGTTGCAGCAGTTGCGCGGGTTGTTCCCCGACGACAGCGATCTGGTGTTGGTGTTGCGGGAATTGTTGCGCCGAAAACGGCTCGATGGCGGTTCACGTCGGCGACTTGAAAAGGTGTTGCAGGAAGCGCTCGCCGAGGCCTCCCCCAAGCGGATGAACGCGGGCATCAATACGGCCCTCAAAGCCCGAATGTTCGGTGCGAGCATGGCCGTGCGTGCGGGACTGCTGCGCGAAACCTACCGGGAATTTCTCGAGTCCGATGACGGTCCGGTCAATTGTTACCAGGACTGGATTGCGCTGTACGGGCCGCTCAATCGCATGAGCGTGCTGGCGTTCATCGAAGACGCCTTGCTCACCGATATCAGCGCCCAGGACCCGAGTTGTTCGCGTGCAGAGTTTGGCCACCTGCTGGCCAGGCTGGCTGACCTCAAGCGCCTGCGTTCAGCCGATGGCCTGTTCATCGGCAGCCTGCTCGGCGATGAACTCATCTGTCGACACAACCCCGATGAATCCGACTGGCTGGTGTTCCTTATGGGGCTACTGAGCTACCCCGACGAACTCGACCAGTTGCTGCTCGGCGCGCTCGGTGAACGCCTGCTGTTGAGTCCTCACCGTGAGCGCTCAACCGTGCTGCACACGGTGCGCCGACTGAGCCTGCAATTGCCGTTGCCACTGTTTGTCGATGAAGAGGCACCTCAGCGCCTGGCACAACAGTTCACGCACCTGGCCGACATCGCCTACGCCCACGAATGTATTGAGCGGCGACGTCTCAGTGGTTGCCCATGA
- the sctC gene encoding type III secretion system outer membrane ring subunit SctC, translating to MNCRLFSFSLLPVCLSAALLLAPCAAQAAVYNFEAREQSARTFFSELSGPLGKPVIVSKAAAAKRVSGTFDLLVPQRTFERISTQMGLIWYSDGQAIYLYDASEFKSSMMSLHTLTVAKLQAFLERSGLHDKRYPLRHDGLRTFHVSGPPMYVDLVVQAAGMMDNQRSELLLGKQQIGVIQVRNTFVSDRKYELRDDKVTIPGLATVIEELLRGEKREVEPSVAQAPAQRPQGLMPAFPLEGLANTPSEQDPTAPRIIAREVAAGNIRVVAYPDTNSLLVKGLPEQVRFIENLVSALDTPKRHVELSLWIIDLHKDELNQLGINWQGTVNSGGKFSASLNAGSATTLDGVSFVTQVMALERTNRANVVSRPVILTQENVPAIFDNNRTFYAPLVGERTVELQHVTYGTLISVLPRFAQADEVEMSLNIEDGNEVESPGQGERPNSLPTVGRTRISTVARVPQGKSLLVGGFTRDDNSEQIGRIPVLGSIPWVGRLFSYRQSRSANTVRVFLIQPKEILDAFEPVMEPGPQMLTPQQHERVRRSYFRASEK from the coding sequence ATGAACTGCCGATTGTTCTCTTTTTCCCTTTTGCCCGTCTGCTTGAGCGCCGCGTTGCTGCTTGCACCCTGTGCTGCGCAGGCCGCTGTCTATAACTTCGAGGCCCGTGAGCAGAGCGCGCGCACTTTTTTCAGCGAGTTGTCCGGTCCGCTGGGCAAACCCGTAATCGTCAGCAAAGCTGCTGCGGCCAAGCGGGTTTCCGGTACGTTCGATTTGCTCGTTCCGCAGAGAACCTTTGAGCGTATCAGCACGCAAATGGGCTTGATCTGGTACAGCGATGGCCAGGCGATTTACCTGTACGACGCCTCGGAATTCAAAAGCTCGATGATGTCGCTGCACACCCTCACCGTGGCCAAACTCCAGGCATTTCTCGAACGTTCCGGGTTGCACGACAAGCGTTACCCGTTGCGCCACGACGGTCTGCGGACTTTCCATGTGTCGGGTCCGCCGATGTATGTCGACCTGGTGGTGCAAGCGGCCGGGATGATGGATAACCAGCGCTCGGAGTTGTTGCTGGGCAAACAGCAGATCGGTGTGATCCAGGTGCGCAATACCTTCGTCAGCGACCGCAAATACGAGCTGCGCGATGACAAGGTGACTATCCCCGGCCTGGCCACCGTGATCGAGGAGTTGCTGCGTGGCGAGAAACGCGAGGTCGAGCCGTCGGTGGCGCAGGCCCCTGCACAGCGACCGCAGGGGTTGATGCCGGCATTTCCCCTCGAAGGCCTGGCGAACACGCCCTCGGAACAAGACCCGACCGCGCCGCGAATCATCGCGCGAGAGGTGGCCGCGGGAAACATTCGAGTGGTGGCTTATCCCGACACCAACAGCCTGCTGGTCAAGGGGTTGCCGGAGCAAGTGCGCTTCATCGAGAACCTGGTGAGCGCGCTGGACACGCCCAAGCGCCACGTGGAGTTGTCGCTGTGGATCATCGATTTGCACAAGGACGAACTCAATCAGCTGGGCATCAATTGGCAAGGCACGGTGAATTCGGGCGGTAAATTTTCCGCATCGCTCAATGCCGGTTCCGCGACCACCCTCGATGGTGTTTCGTTCGTGACCCAAGTCATGGCGCTGGAACGTACCAACCGAGCGAACGTGGTCTCGCGACCGGTGATCCTGACCCAGGAAAACGTGCCGGCGATTTTCGACAACAACCGCACGTTTTATGCCCCGCTGGTGGGTGAGCGCACGGTCGAGTTGCAGCATGTGACCTACGGCACGCTAATCAGCGTTCTGCCGCGTTTCGCCCAGGCGGACGAGGTGGAAATGTCGCTCAATATCGAGGACGGCAACGAAGTCGAAAGCCCTGGCCAGGGCGAGCGCCCGAACTCGCTGCCCACGGTCGGTCGCACACGAATCAGTACTGTGGCGCGTGTGCCTCAGGGCAAGAGCCTGTTGGTGGGCGGTTTCACCCGCGATGACAACAGCGAGCAAATCGGGCGGATACCGGTACTGGGTTCGATTCCATGGGTCGGGCGCTTGTTCAGCTATCGACAGAGCCGCTCGGCCAACACGGTGCGGGTGTTCCTGATTCAGCCCAAGGAAATTCTCGACGCCTTCGAGCCCGTCATGGAACCGGGCCCGCAGATGCTGACACCGCAGCAGCATGAGCGCGTGCGCCGATCGTACTTCCGGGCATCGGAAAAATGA
- a CDS encoding CmpA/NrtA family ABC transporter substrate-binding protein, translating to MNEPSAGPLAWVNGSDAPEKTEINLGFMALSDCASVVVAATQGFAQPYGLTLNLKRQSSWANLRDKLVSGELDAAHSLYGLIYAVHLGIGGVAPTDMAVLMGLNQNGQSINLSHGLQGLGVTGPEALHRHVHQSRPKLTFAQTFPTGTHAMWLYYWLASQGIHPLLDVDSVVVPPPQMVAHLQAGRIDGFCVGEPWSASAVQQDLGFTLATTQAIWPDHPEKVLGCTRAFVEQYPNTARALVMAILEASRFIEDNTENRRSTAQLLSAPQYLDAPLECIEPRLLGDYADGLGNRWQDPHALRFHGAGEVNLPYLSDGMWFMTQFRRWGLLRDDPDYLAVARQVQQLDLYREAASAVGVASLGKEMRSSQLIDGKVWDGSDPVGYARSFKLHAMSDSSPRLASR from the coding sequence ATGAACGAACCATCAGCAGGCCCTTTAGCCTGGGTCAATGGCAGCGATGCCCCGGAAAAGACCGAAATCAACCTCGGCTTCATGGCCTTGAGCGACTGCGCCTCAGTGGTAGTCGCCGCGACTCAGGGTTTCGCCCAGCCCTACGGCCTGACCCTGAACCTCAAGCGCCAGTCGTCCTGGGCCAACCTGCGGGACAAACTGGTCAGTGGCGAACTCGATGCCGCCCACAGCCTGTACGGCTTGATCTACGCCGTGCACCTGGGCATCGGCGGCGTGGCCCCGACCGACATGGCGGTGCTGATGGGGCTGAACCAGAACGGCCAAAGCATCAATCTCTCCCATGGCTTGCAGGGCCTTGGCGTGACCGGTCCTGAAGCGCTTCACCGGCACGTGCACCAAAGTCGCCCAAAACTGACGTTCGCCCAGACCTTTCCTACCGGCACCCACGCCATGTGGCTGTATTACTGGCTCGCAAGCCAGGGCATTCATCCGCTGCTGGATGTCGACAGCGTGGTGGTGCCGCCGCCGCAAATGGTCGCGCACCTACAAGCGGGGCGCATCGATGGCTTCTGCGTCGGCGAACCGTGGTCTGCCAGCGCGGTACAACAGGATCTCGGTTTTACCCTGGCGACCACTCAAGCGATCTGGCCCGATCATCCGGAAAAAGTCCTCGGCTGCACCCGCGCCTTTGTCGAGCAATATCCCAACACCGCCCGAGCGTTGGTGATGGCGATCCTGGAAGCCAGCCGCTTCATCGAAGACAACACCGAGAATCGTCGCAGCACCGCGCAATTGCTCAGTGCCCCGCAGTACCTCGACGCACCGCTCGAATGCATAGAACCGCGCCTGCTGGGCGACTACGCCGACGGTCTCGGCAATCGCTGGCAAGACCCGCACGCCTTGCGCTTCCATGGCGCTGGCGAGGTCAATCTGCCGTACCTGTCCGATGGCATGTGGTTCATGACCCAGTTCCGTCGCTGGGGCTTGTTGCGCGACGATCCGGATTACCTCGCAGTTGCTCGCCAGGTCCAGCAACTAGACTTGTACCGTGAGGCCGCCAGTGCCGTGGGAGTCGCATCACTGGGCAAAGAGATGCGTAGCAGCCAGTTGATCGATGGCAAAGTCTGGGACGGTTCCGACCCGGTCGGCTATGCCCGCAGCTTCAAGCTGCACGCCATGAGCGACAGCTCGCCCCGACTCGCCAGCCGCTGA
- a CDS encoding CesT family type III secretion system chaperone, with protein sequence MIPMDIADLLRDALRHSGCVDSQIGQFDSHSTIEMQMKNLPDISVAVVDGDVWVWAAVAEASPNVMNHCAFELMQFLLEGNAFSRTGQLHLCVVQERLELRLMANAHALGDAEHFAQALDAFVQATENLCDLLRR encoded by the coding sequence ATGATACCGATGGATATTGCTGATCTGTTGCGCGACGCGTTGCGTCATAGCGGCTGTGTGGACAGCCAGATCGGGCAGTTCGACAGTCACAGCACCATTGAAATGCAGATGAAAAATCTGCCTGATATCAGTGTGGCGGTGGTCGATGGTGATGTCTGGGTCTGGGCGGCGGTCGCAGAAGCGAGCCCGAATGTAATGAACCATTGCGCCTTCGAACTGATGCAGTTCCTGCTGGAAGGCAATGCGTTCTCCCGCACCGGGCAATTGCACCTTTGCGTCGTCCAGGAGCGACTGGAACTGCGTCTGATGGCCAATGCTCACGCCCTCGGCGATGCTGAACATTTCGCGCAAGCTCTCGATGCTTTCGTGCAGGCAACCGAAAACCTGTGCGACCTTTTACGCCGATGA
- a CDS encoding nitrate/nitrite transporter produces MNSSFWKSGHTPTLFAAFLYFDLSFMVWYLLGPLAVQIAGDLHLTTQQRGLVVATPILAGAILRFVMGMLADRLSPKTAGLIGQVIVICALFGAWKLGIHTYEQALLLGLFLGMAGASFAVALPLASQWYPPQHQGKAMGIAGAGNSGTVLAALIAPVLAAAFGWSNVFGFALIPLILTLIVFAWLAKNAPERPKAKSVADYFKALGDRDSWWFMFFYSVTFGGFIGLASALPGYFNDQYGLSPVTAGYYTAACVFGGSLMRPLGGALADRFGGIRTLLGMYTVAAICIAAVGFNLPSSYAALALFVCTMLGLGAGNGAVFQLVPQRFRREIGVMTGLIGMAGGIGGFALAAGMGAIKQSTGSYQMALWLFASLAVLAWFGLHGVKRRWRTTWGSAAVTAARV; encoded by the coding sequence ATGAATTCAAGCTTCTGGAAATCCGGCCATACCCCGACCCTGTTCGCGGCCTTCCTCTACTTCGACCTGAGTTTCATGGTCTGGTACCTGCTCGGCCCCTTGGCGGTGCAGATCGCCGGTGACCTGCACCTGACCACCCAACAGCGTGGCCTCGTGGTGGCAACGCCGATCCTGGCCGGGGCGATACTGCGCTTTGTAATGGGCATGCTGGCTGATCGACTGTCACCAAAAACCGCCGGCCTGATCGGTCAGGTGATCGTCATCTGCGCGCTGTTCGGCGCCTGGAAACTCGGCATCCATACTTATGAACAAGCGCTGCTGTTGGGGCTGTTCCTCGGTATGGCTGGCGCGTCATTCGCCGTTGCCCTGCCACTGGCCTCGCAATGGTATCCGCCGCAGCACCAAGGCAAGGCGATGGGCATTGCCGGCGCCGGCAACTCGGGCACCGTGCTTGCCGCACTGATTGCGCCAGTGCTGGCCGCCGCGTTTGGCTGGAGCAACGTGTTCGGCTTCGCGCTGATCCCGCTGATCCTGACCCTGATTGTCTTCGCCTGGCTGGCCAAAAATGCCCCTGAGCGGCCGAAAGCCAAGTCGGTGGCTGATTATTTCAAGGCGCTGGGTGACCGTGACAGCTGGTGGTTCATGTTTTTCTACAGCGTGACCTTCGGTGGCTTCATCGGCCTGGCCAGCGCCCTGCCCGGTTACTTCAACGACCAATACGGCCTGAGCCCGGTGACCGCCGGTTACTACACCGCTGCCTGCGTGTTCGGTGGCAGCCTGATGCGCCCATTGGGTGGTGCACTGGCCGACCGTTTCGGTGGCATTCGCACCCTGTTGGGGATGTACACGGTCGCCGCGATTTGCATTGCAGCCGTCGGTTTCAACCTGCCAAGTTCCTACGCAGCCCTGGCGCTTTTCGTCTGCACCATGCTCGGTTTGGGTGCAGGCAACGGTGCGGTTTTCCAACTGGTCCCGCAGCGTTTTCGCCGCGAGATCGGCGTGATGACCGGTCTGATCGGAATGGCTGGCGGCATCGGTGGCTTTGCCCTCGCGGCTGGCATGGGCGCGATCAAGCAAAGCACCGGCAGCTACCAGATGGCCTTGTGGTTGTTCGCCAGCCTCGCGGTGCTCGCCTGGTTCGGTCTGCATGGTGTGAAACGCCGCTGGAGAACCACCTGGGGTTCGGCTGCCGTGACGGCTGCGCGGGTCTGA
- a CDS encoding EscV/YscV/HrcV family type III secretion system export apparatus protein yields MLNVFLRNVSARPELLILSLMVMIIAMLIIPLPTVLVDFLIGLNIIISLLVFMGSFYIERILNYSTFPALLLLTTLFRLALSISTSRLILSQADAGEIIASFGEFVIGESLVVGFVIFSIVTIVQFIVITKGSERVAEVAARFSLDGMPGKQMSIDGDLKAGAITAEEAKEKRSTLERESQLYGSFDGAMKFIKGDAIAGIIIIFVNFIGGMAIGVGQMGMDMSTALSTYTLLTIGDGLVAQIPALLIAIGAGFIVTRVNGDDSNLGRNMLAQMLGNPFVLGVTALLAVGVGLLPGFPLLTFLSIASVLGLVVFMRHRKSTRVAGQGDGRAAPSAQDALQPESGLLDDVDNIATETIALMLLVPTARLDELSRARWPARFRSQFFVDYGLRIPEPQLRASEALPAHQVAVLINEVRAEQFDIHFDHWRLLDYSPELDSMEFALVRGNDSNRLGGVWVNATDRERVQQLGYHLRPADEECYRCLVTLLARNIQEFFGVQETKQLLDEMETRYPDLLKEVYCHVTVQKIAEVLQRLIGERISVRNMKLILESLAHWASREKDVLALVEHVRGSMARYISNKFAHGNDLRVLLLSPEFEEVVRRGIRQTSGGSFINLEPAESEELMDRLSVGIDSLHIAQKDMVLLCSVDVRRYIKKLIEGRFRELDVMSFGEISETVSVNVIKTL; encoded by the coding sequence ATGCTCAACGTGTTTCTACGCAATGTCAGCGCTCGACCGGAGCTGCTGATTCTGTCGTTGATGGTGATGATCATCGCCATGCTGATCATTCCCTTGCCGACGGTGCTGGTGGATTTTCTCATCGGCCTGAACATCATCATTTCGCTGTTGGTGTTCATGGGTTCTTTCTACATCGAACGCATCCTCAACTATTCGACGTTCCCGGCCTTGCTGCTGCTGACCACGCTGTTTCGCCTGGCGCTGTCGATCAGCACCAGCCGCTTGATCCTCAGTCAGGCCGATGCCGGCGAGATCATTGCGTCGTTCGGTGAGTTCGTGATCGGCGAAAGCCTGGTGGTGGGTTTCGTGATCTTTTCCATCGTCACCATTGTCCAGTTCATCGTGATCACCAAAGGCTCGGAACGGGTGGCCGAAGTGGCGGCGCGCTTCTCGCTGGACGGCATGCCGGGCAAGCAGATGAGCATCGACGGCGACTTGAAGGCCGGTGCCATCACGGCCGAAGAAGCCAAGGAAAAACGCAGCACTCTGGAGCGCGAAAGCCAGCTGTATGGCTCCTTTGACGGGGCGATGAAGTTCATCAAGGGAGACGCGATCGCCGGCATCATCATTATCTTCGTCAACTTCATCGGCGGCATGGCCATTGGTGTCGGGCAAATGGGCATGGACATGTCCACGGCCCTGTCGACCTACACCTTGCTGACCATCGGCGATGGGCTGGTGGCGCAGATTCCCGCGTTGCTGATCGCCATTGGCGCCGGCTTCATCGTCACCCGCGTCAACGGTGATGACAGCAACCTGGGGCGCAACATGCTCGCGCAAATGCTGGGCAATCCGTTCGTGCTGGGCGTGACTGCATTGCTCGCTGTGGGCGTGGGCCTGTTACCGGGTTTTCCGCTGCTGACGTTCCTGTCGATTGCCAGTGTGCTGGGCCTGGTTGTGTTCATGCGGCATCGCAAATCTACCCGAGTGGCCGGGCAGGGCGATGGCCGTGCGGCACCCTCCGCGCAAGATGCATTGCAACCCGAGTCGGGATTGCTCGATGACGTCGACAATATCGCCACCGAAACCATCGCGCTGATGTTGCTGGTGCCCACGGCGCGTCTGGACGAACTGAGCAGGGCCCGTTGGCCAGCGCGCTTTCGCAGCCAGTTTTTCGTCGACTATGGGCTGCGCATTCCCGAACCACAGCTTCGTGCCAGCGAAGCGTTGCCGGCACATCAAGTGGCGGTGCTGATCAATGAAGTGCGCGCCGAACAGTTCGATATCCATTTCGATCACTGGCGTCTGCTCGACTACTCGCCGGAACTGGATTCCATGGAATTTGCGCTGGTGCGCGGCAACGACAGCAATCGACTGGGCGGGGTCTGGGTCAACGCCACCGACCGCGAGCGGGTGCAGCAATTGGGTTATCACCTGCGCCCGGCTGACGAAGAATGCTATCGCTGCCTGGTCACGTTGCTGGCGCGCAACATCCAGGAGTTTTTCGGCGTGCAGGAAACCAAGCAACTGCTCGACGAAATGGAAACGCGCTACCCCGATCTGCTCAAGGAAGTCTATTGCCACGTCACGGTGCAGAAGATCGCCGAAGTGCTGCAGCGACTGATCGGCGAGCGCATCTCCGTGCGCAACATGAAGCTCATTCTCGAATCGCTGGCCCATTGGGCGTCACGGGAAAAAGACGTGCTGGCGCTGGTCGAGCACGTTCGCGGTTCGATGGCCCGCTACATCAGCAACAAATTCGCCCACGGTAATGACTTGCGGGTGCTGCTGCTTTCACCGGAGTTCGAAGAGGTGGTGCGACGAGGCATTCGCCAAACCTCGGGCGGCAGTTTCATCAACCTTGAACCGGCCGAGTCTGAAGAGCTGATGGACCGACTGAGTGTCGGCATCGACAGCCTGCACATCGCGCAAAAGGACATGGTGCTGCTGTGTTCGGTCGATGTGCGGCGCTATATCAAGAAACTGATCGAGGGGCGGTTCCGGGAGCTGGACGTGATGTCGTTCGGCGAAATCTCCGAGACCGTCTCGGTCAATGTCATCAAAACGCTGTAA